TACCGGCGAGCGCGCCACCCTCGACGATCAGGTACTCGTCACGGATCGGGTTCCCGGCGAAGAACGACTCCAGGATCTCCCGGGTACCGGCCGCGTACCGCGCCTGCGCCGAGAGCGACGAGCCCGAGATGTGCGGCGTCATCGCGTGGTGCGGCATGGTGCGCCACGGGTGGTCGGCCGGCGCGGGCTGCGGGTACCAGACGTCGCCGCCGTAGCCCGCGAGCTGGCCGCTGCGCAGCGCCCGGTCGACCGCGTCACGGTCGACGATCTTCGCGCGGGCGGTGTTGATGAGGTACGCGCCCCGCTTCATGGTGCCGAGGAGCTTGTCGTCGAACAGGCCCTCGGTCTCGGGGTGCAGCGGCGCGTTGATGGTGACGACGTCGACGTGCGGGACCATCGCGGCGGTCGACTCGTGCCAGATCAGGTTCAGCTCCTGCTCGACCGACTCCGGCAGCCGGTGCCGGTCGGTGTAGTGCAGCTCGACGTCGAACGGCGCGAGGCGGCGGAGCACGGCGAGCCCGATGCGCCCGGCGGCGACCGTGCCGACCTTCATGCCTTCGAGGTCGTACGAGCGCGAGACCGCGTCCGCGATGTTCCAGCCGCCGTCGAGCACGATCTGGTGCGCGGGGATGAAGTTCCGTACGAGGCCGAGGATCGTCATCACGACGTGCTCGGCGACGCTGATGCTGTTGCAGAACGTGACCTCGGCGACGGTGACGCCGTGCTCGATGGCCGCGTCCAGGTCGACGTGGTCCGAGCCGATGCCCGCGGTGACGGCGAGCTTCAGGTTCTTCGCGGTGGCGATGCGCTCGGCCGTCAGATACGCGGGCCAGAACGGCTGCGAGATGACGATGTCCGCGTCCACCAGTTCGCGGTCGAAGACCGACCCCGCGCCTTCCTTGTCGGAGGTGACGACGAGGGTGTGGCCGCGGCTCTCCAGGAAGGTACGCAGGCCGAGTTCACCGGAGACGCTGCCCAGCAGATGGCCGGGGGTGAAGTCGGTGCCCTCGGGGGTGGGCGTGGTCTGGCCGCCCGGGTAGTGGTCGATGACCGGGAGGTCGTCGCGGGCGTACGTGGTGGGCTGGCCGTCGGTCGGGTCGTCGTACAGGACACACAGGATCTTGGCCATGACGTTGCGGCTCCTCGTCCGTTGCTGCGAAGTGCTTCGGAAGGTGGCTCCTACGGTCGTCGCAGGCGTTGTCCCTGGTCAAAGTGATCTTCTCTATGCCGGGATAGGCACCGGCTATCGCCCGGGGTCGGACGGCGATCCGGTGCCCGGCGGATGCCCGGACGATTCGGACCGGCCTGGTGGCCCGGACGGTTCCGGCTCTCGTACGGACGCTTCCCGCTCTCGTACGGACAGATCCCGCCCTCGTACGGATGCGTCTTCCCGTACGGGCCGGTCCTGTTGCCCGGACGGCTCGTCCCCCTCCGCGGGCGGGGACGGCTCGTCCCCCTCCGCAGGAACGGGGCGCAGGTGCGTGTCGAGGAGGCCGGCCAGGACCTCCCGTACGCTCACCCGTCGCGCGGTCTCCAACAGGGCCTTCGCCAGGACCGGTTCGGGGCTGCGGTCGGCGATGACCAGACCCACGCGCGGTCCGTGCGCCGGGTGCTCCAGCGGGACCACACGCATCGTGGCGGGGACGCCGAACATGTGCAGCCACGCGTGCGAGATGACGCTCGACCAGCGGCCCACCGCCATGTGCGTGTAGAGGCCCGCGACGGTGTCGGTCTCGATGGCGGGCGTGACGCTCACGCCTTCCGCCGCGAAGTACTCGTCCATGATCCGGCGGTTGCGCATCTGCTGGGACAGCAGACAGAGCGCCAGCCCGGAGATCTCGGCCCAGCGCACCGTCCGCCGCCCGGCGAGCGGGCTGTCGTGCGGGGTGAGCAGCAGATACCTCTCCTCGTACAGAGGGGTGCGCCGCACCTGGCGCAGGCTTTCGTCGTCCAGATAGGTGAGCGCGATGTCCAGTTCGAAGGAGGTCAGCCGCCGGGTGATGTCGCGCGACGACAGCGACTCCAACGAGACCCGCACCAGGGGGTGTTCCTCGCAGAACGGGCTGGTCAGCAGGGAGGCGGCGGTCAGCGCGGTGGGAATGGCGCCCAGCCGGAGCGTGCCGGTGAGCCCGCCGCGCATGACCGACAACTCGTGGTGCAGCGCGTCGCGTTCGGCCAGGATGCGGTGCGCCCAGAGCAATACCCGTTCACCCTCGGGCGTCAGCCCCTCGAACCGCCGGCCGCGCCGTACGACGGGCACGCCCAGTTCGTGCTCCAGTTTGCGTATCGCGGCGGAGAGCGACGGCTGGGACACGTAGCAGGCGTCGGCGGCCCGCGCGAAGTGCCGCTCGCGGGCGAGTGCGACCAGATACTCCAACTGCCGTAACAGCACGATGTCCCAGCTCCCCTTCCGCCGCCCGCACGCGCGTCGTCCGGCCATCCTCACGTACGGCAGGCGGCGCGGCGACCTCCTCGGGGGAGAGTGGCCGGGGGGCAGGGGGCTTGGGGCCGGTTGGGCGCGCGACTGCGGGCTCGGGGCTACGCGGGCCTGTGGCCTTGGTGCGGACGGTCGTCGCTCAGCGTGGCGGGAGGCGGTGCGAGTTGTCCCCGGCCCACCGCACCAGCGCCTTCGCCGCCTCCCGCACTCCGCTGTGGCCGAACCGCTCCGTCAGCGCCCCCGCCCGGCCGGACACCAGGCCGAGCCCGGCCGCCGACTTGGCGACCTGGTCCGTCAGCCGCTCCCGTACGGCCAACAGCTCTGAATCGCAGGTGAGTTGACGCACCCGGTCCACGATTTCCCTGGTCAGCGCCTCCGGGGCGGCGGGCGACGGAGCGTCGTGACCGAGGGTCGTATCCTCCACGGGCCCGCCGATGTCCGCCCAGTCCACGTGCGCGTCGCAGTAGCCGTGGGCGGCGAGCAGCCGGGCCTGGAGGTGGTGGGTCTCGTTGGCGGACGGCAGCCACAGCGTCGGTACGCCGGTCGCCGCCGCGTCGTAGATGTTGCCGAGCCCCGGTGTCATGCACGCGTACGCGGCGCCGCTCATCAGGTCGAGCACGGTGTCGCGGTCGCCGGTACGGACGGCGGGGTCGCCGAGCGCCTCCGCGACCGCGCGGCTCGTCGTGACGACGACCGGCCGCCCGGCGGGCTGCGCGGCCCGTACGGCGTGCAGCATCAGCCGGGCGTAGGCGGCGGCGTCGGACGTTGTCCAGTACGGGTGTTGGAGACCGCCCAGGTTGAGCAGGACGTGCCGCCCGGACCCCGCCGTCGTCGTCTCCGGCCACCAGAGCTGCCGGGGCGGCAGGAGCGGGATGATCGGCGGTACGACGACGGTGCTGCGCCGCAGGGCCGGGTCCGCCGCGATCCGCTCCCGTACGCCGAAGAAGTCCTGCGCGACGTACAGCGCGGCGTCCCCGGCCACCGCCGGGATCTCGGGCCAGAACCAGGTGAGGGCGTCGTACACCGCCACGTCCAGCCCGGCCCGGCGCGCCAGCGTGGCCTCGGGGAAGTCCATGGCCGTGACGAACAGGTCGTAGCGGGGCGCCAACCGCCGCAGGGACGCCAGCCGTTCGTCGTCGGACAGGCCGGTGGTCCCGTACACCGAGTGATACGGGGGCCGGTGCTGGAGGTCCAGTGTGTGACCGCCTCCGAAGTAGGCCAACTCGTCGCAGTAGGGGGCCAGTTCATGGGCCAGCGCGGCTGTCGCGGCGGGTGGCCCGAAGCCGAAGGGCTGGGCGTTGAGCAGAAGACGCGGTCTGGCCGCACCGGTGTTGACTGACATGTCGGCCCCCCTGGGGATCGGATCAGCGCGGTCGAGTACGCGGACACGATACGGGGATGACTACTCTGAGTGAAATCGGGTAACTTCAGGTCACGACGGCTGATCATGTTCTGGAGCGCGATGAACACTGTGACGACCCTTGCCGAGACGCGTACTGAGCCGGGGAGCGAGCCTGGGAATGAGCCTGGGACCGAGTTGGGGAGTGGGCCCGGCGGCGGGCCGGAGCCTGGCGGCGTTCCCGGGCCCGGGCCCGAGCCCGAGCCGGACCCGGAGCTTCGGGCCGGGACGGGAACCGGCACCGGCACCGGACCGGTGGCCGAGACCGGGACCTTGGCGGTGCCCGGCGCGCTCCTGCACTACGAGGTACGCGGCAGCGGGCCGCTCCTGTTGCTCATCGGCGGCGGCAACTCCGACGCCGCCGTCTTCGGGAGCCTCGCCGCCCGACTCGCCGTCGACCACCGGGTGCTCACCTTCGACCCGCGCGGCAACTCCCGCAGCCCGCTCGTCGGCCCGCCGGTCGACCAGCGCGTCGAGGTCCACGCGGACGACGCGGCACGGCTGCTGGCCCGGGTGGCCGCCCCCGACGAACCGGTGCGGATCTTCGGCAGCTGCTCGGGCGGCCTCATCGCGCTCCACCTCGCGACCCGCTCCCACTCCTGTTCCCACTCCTGTTCTTGTTCCGGTTCTTGTTCGTGTTCCGGTGCCCGCTCCTGTTCGTGTGCGGGCTCCCGCCTGCGAGAGCGGATCTCCGCGCTGGTCGTGCACGAACCGCCCGCCTTCGCGCTCCTGCCGGACGCGGCGGAGCGGCTGGCCTTCGTGGACGCCGTCCACGCCACGTACCGCCGTGAGGGAATCCCCGCCGCGACGGAGCAGTTCAGCGCGGTCTTCGGCGGCCGTCCCGCACCGGTGCTGCCCGAGGCGAACGACAACACCGACTTCTTCCTCGCCCATGTGATGCGACCGTTCACCCGCCATGTCCCCGACCTCGCGGCGCTCGCCCCGCTGACCGGGCGGCTGACGGTGGCGGGCGGCCAGGACTCCCGTACCCACGACGTCCACCGCCCGGCCGTCGCCCTGGCCGAGCGCCTCGGGAAGGAGCTGGTCCTGTTCCCCGGCGGCCACGTCGGCTACGCGAAACAACCGGCCGCCTTCGCCCGCCTCCTGCGCGAGACGCTGGCCGGCGAGCGCCGGGCGGGCGGTGCGCGGCGGGACGTCCACGACGCGTCGGTGGGAGGCGCGCCCGTGGGGAGCGGGTGAGCGAGCTCGCCGGTTGACCGAGAGGGGCCCCTTTCGCCGTGTCCTGCCCCCGGTCAGACTGCCTCGGGCCGGAAACCCGAAGGGGCCCGCCGGACAAGGGCGTTGGGGGAGCGAGAGCGTATGGCGAAGGGACGGGGGCGGGCGCCGGGGCGCGGGCGCGGGCCGGGACGGGGGCCGGGGCGGGGGCGCCGGTCGGGACGTGGACGCGGGTCGGCCGCGCGGAGGCGGTACGAGGCGCGGCGCGACGGGCTGTTGGGCGGCGGGGTCGTCGCGCTGCTCGTACTGACGACGTTCTGGTCGGAACTGTGGCCGTATCTCCTCGGTCTCGCCGTGGCCGGCGGTGCCGGCGCCCTGGGGTGGTGGCTGTGGCGGACCGACCGGCTGGTGCGTCACCGGGACAGGAACTGGCGGGAACAGGACACGATCCGGGCCGGCCACCGGTCACTGGCCGAGGTGGACGCGATGAGCTGGCAGGAGTTCGAGCGGTACGTGGCGGACCTCTGCCGCCGCGACGGCTGCACGGACGTCGAGGTCAGCGGCCGGTCCGGCGACCTCGGCGCGGACGTGACCGGCTTCCTGCCCGACGGCCGGCGGCTGGTCGTGCAGTGCAAGCACTACGCCCCGCACCGGTATGTGCCCAGCGGCGACATGCAGAAGTTCGTCGGCACGGCCTGGCTCCACCACGAGGCGGACGTGGCGGTGTTCGCGGCGACCTGCCCGTTCAGCAAGGCCGCCCTGGACCTCGCCGTCCGGCACGGCATCCTCGCCGTCCACCGCGACCTGCTGGGCCAGTGGAACACCGGCACCCGGCTCCAGGCACTGCTCCCGCTGAACGGCACGGGCCAGGGCGACCGCGTCCACCGCAGACGCTGGAAGGACACGTACGGGAACTGACCACGTACCTCGCCGGGCGGCCCACGCACGACGACGGCCGGGCCCGCCCGCGTACACGGGGAACCCGGCCGTCGCCGTCGGACACCTTGACCGGACCAGCCGGACCAGCCGGACTGATCAGGCCGACCGGACCAGCCGGTCTGATCAGGCCGACCGGACCGATCAGACCGGCGGCCGGACCGATGAGACCGGCCGGACCGATGAGACCGATCAGACCGACCTGACCACCGAAACGGTCAGACGAGGTCGAACCGGTCGAGGTTGGAGA
Above is a window of Streptomyces sp. NBC_01498 DNA encoding:
- a CDS encoding NAD-dependent formate dehydrogenase codes for the protein MAKILCVLYDDPTDGQPTTYARDDLPVIDHYPGGQTTPTPEGTDFTPGHLLGSVSGELGLRTFLESRGHTLVVTSDKEGAGSVFDRELVDADIVISQPFWPAYLTAERIATAKNLKLAVTAGIGSDHVDLDAAIEHGVTVAEVTFCNSISVAEHVVMTILGLVRNFIPAHQIVLDGGWNIADAVSRSYDLEGMKVGTVAAGRIGLAVLRRLAPFDVELHYTDRHRLPESVEQELNLIWHESTAAMVPHVDVVTINAPLHPETEGLFDDKLLGTMKRGAYLINTARAKIVDRDAVDRALRSGQLAGYGGDVWYPQPAPADHPWRTMPHHAMTPHISGSSLSAQARYAAGTREILESFFAGNPIRDEYLIVEGGALAGTGAHSYSTKES
- a CDS encoding restriction endonuclease, translating into MAKGRGRAPGRGRGPGRGPGRGRRSGRGRGSAARRRYEARRDGLLGGGVVALLVLTTFWSELWPYLLGLAVAGGAGALGWWLWRTDRLVRHRDRNWREQDTIRAGHRSLAEVDAMSWQEFERYVADLCRRDGCTDVEVSGRSGDLGADVTGFLPDGRRLVVQCKHYAPHRYVPSGDMQKFVGTAWLHHEADVAVFAATCPFSKAALDLAVRHGILAVHRDLLGQWNTGTRLQALLPLNGTGQGDRVHRRRWKDTYGN
- a CDS encoding alpha/beta fold hydrolase; this translates as MAETGTLAVPGALLHYEVRGSGPLLLLIGGGNSDAAVFGSLAARLAVDHRVLTFDPRGNSRSPLVGPPVDQRVEVHADDAARLLARVAAPDEPVRIFGSCSGGLIALHLATRSHSCSHSCSCSGSCSCSGARSCSCAGSRLRERISALVVHEPPAFALLPDAAERLAFVDAVHATYRREGIPAATEQFSAVFGGRPAPVLPEANDNTDFFLAHVMRPFTRHVPDLAALAPLTGRLTVAGGQDSRTHDVHRPAVALAERLGKELVLFPGGHVGYAKQPAAFARLLRETLAGERRAGGARRDVHDASVGGAPVGSG